In Rhea pennata isolate bPtePen1 chromosome 13, bPtePen1.pri, whole genome shotgun sequence, the following proteins share a genomic window:
- the SIAH1 gene encoding E3 ubiquitin-protein ligase SIAH1 isoform X2 yields the protein MSRQTATALPTGTSKCTPSQRVPALTGTTASNNDLASLFECPVCFDYVLPPILQCQSGHLVCSNCRPKLTCCPTCRGPLGSIRNLAMEKVANSVLFPCKYASSGCEITLPHTEKADHEELCEFRPYSCPCPGASCKWQGSLDAVMPHLMHQHKSITTLQGEDIVFLATDINLPGAVDWVMMQSCFGFHFMLVLEKQEKYDGHQQFFAIVQLIGTRKQAENFAYRLELNGHRRRLTWEATPRSIHEGIATAIMNSDCLVFDTSIAQLFAENGNLGINVTISMC from the coding sequence ATGAGCCGTCAGACTGCTACAGCACTACCGACGGGTACTTCAAAGTGTACGCCATCACAGCGAGTGCCTGCGCTGACTGGCACTACAGCTTCCAATAATGACTTGGCTAGTCTTTTTGAGTGTCCTGTGTGTTTTGACTATGTGCTGCCACCAATTCTTCAGTGTCAGAGTGGCCACCTTGTTTGCAGCAACTGTCGCCCCAAACTTACGTGCTGTCCAACTTGCCGAGGCCCCCTGGGTTCCATTCGTAACTTGGCTATGGAAAAAGTTGCCAATTCTGTACTATTCCCTTGTAAATATGCCTCTTCTGGATGTGAGATAACTTTGccacacacagaaaaagcagaccATGAAGAGCTGTGTGAGTTTAGGCCTTATTCATGTCCATGTCCTGGTGCTTCATGTAAATGGCAAGGTTCTCTGGATGCTGTAATGCCACATCTGATGCATCAACATAAGTCTATTACAACACTTCAGGGAGAAGATATAGTGTTCCTTGCTACAGACATTAATCTTCCTGGTGCTGTTGACTGGGTTATGATGCAGTCTTGTTTTGGCTTTCATTTCATGTTAGTGTTggagaagcaggaaaaatatgatGGTCACCAGCAGTTCTTTGCGATTGTACAGCTGATAGGAACACgcaagcaagcagaaaactTTGCTTATCGACTTGAGTTAAATGGTCATAGGCGGCGATTGACTTGGGAAGCAACTCCTCGATCTATCCATGAGGGAATTGCAACAGCCATTATGAATAGTGACTGTCTAGTCTTTGACACCAGCATTGCACAGCTCTTTGCAGAAAATGGCAATTTAGGCATCAATGTAACTATATCAATGTGTTGA